One window of the Rhodococcus sovatensis genome contains the following:
- a CDS encoding ABC transporter ATP-binding protein, with the protein MTDIALPGRSAGSAPAASAKALTKTYGTGDTQVHALRDVSVEFERGEFTAIMGPSGSGKSTLMHCLAGLDSATSGTVTIGDTELTNLTDKQMTGLRRDRIGFVFQSFNLVPTLTALENITLPLDIAGREPDQQWLDTVVDRLGLRDRLDHRPSELSGGQQQRVACARALAGRPDIVFGDEPTGNLDSRSSGEVLGILRAAADEFDQTVVIVTHDPRAASFADRVVFLADGAVIDHLANPTAETVLDRMKQLETV; encoded by the coding sequence ATGACTGATATCGCGCTCCCGGGTCGCTCCGCGGGCTCTGCTCCTGCCGCCAGTGCGAAAGCACTCACCAAGACGTACGGCACAGGAGACACGCAAGTTCACGCCCTGCGGGACGTCAGCGTCGAGTTCGAACGCGGCGAGTTCACCGCCATCATGGGCCCGTCCGGATCGGGAAAGTCGACACTGATGCATTGCCTCGCCGGTCTCGACAGTGCAACCTCGGGGACCGTCACGATAGGCGATACCGAGCTGACGAACCTCACCGACAAGCAGATGACCGGACTCCGAAGGGACCGGATCGGTTTCGTGTTCCAGTCGTTCAACCTGGTGCCCACGCTGACGGCGCTGGAGAACATCACCCTTCCGCTCGACATCGCCGGACGCGAACCCGACCAGCAGTGGCTCGACACCGTCGTCGACCGACTCGGCCTGCGTGATCGACTCGATCATCGCCCCTCAGAGCTGTCCGGTGGCCAGCAACAGCGTGTGGCCTGCGCACGGGCACTTGCCGGACGTCCTGACATCGTGTTCGGGGACGAGCCGACGGGCAACCTGGATTCACGCTCGTCGGGCGAAGTACTGGGCATTCTGCGCGCGGCAGCGGACGAATTCGATCAGACGGTAGTGATCGTCACCCACGATCCACGCGCCGCCAGTTTCGCAGACCGCGTGGTGTTCCTCGCCGACGGCGCGGTCATCGACCACCTCGCGAACCCCACTGCGGAGACCGTACTCGACCGCATGAAACAGCTGGAGACGGTCTGA